Within Trichoderma atroviride chromosome 2, complete sequence, the genomic segment AACGCATATTCTCTTGCCCAACTATTTACTCACCACTCATCATTCATCACTCACTAACATCATGATAATCTACTCCACCGCGCTGCTGCATTCCTTCGCGCAACTCACTCTCGAACTGCTAGTACTTATCCAGTTAATATCCTACAAGAAGCTCCATATCTGCCTAACTTACGCCCTTGACAGCGAATCATCAGCTGCCATCTCATTATTCACTCACATCTAACATGcctaagaaaaagaatatcaACATGGGTTATTTGATATCGggtctaaaaaaaaaaaaggcattaTCAGAGCTTAAAtgtgaaaaaagaagcgccCGAGGGGGGGGTCGAACCCCCAACCTTGCGGTTAAAAGCCGCACGCTCTAGCCAATTGAGCTACCCGGGCAGGCTATTGGGATGGAGGCTCAACCAAGATATTCCCACTATATTGGCTTCACTTAGCAGCTCTGTAATAAGAGGACcgttcttgctgctggagaagaatacTAATTCCTTGTTATAATCTCTCTGAGTTACATaactttctctctctatttttttttctttttcttttcttttttttttttttttttttaaataactcTGCACTTGCAAGTGGTTGGAGATCATGTTAATTTATGGGTATTTTGCGAGCGTGCGAAACGAACTCTCTGGCATCTTCTAGAGATGTTACAACTTATAAGTTGACTCGCAAGAGAGTCGAGACTGCCAATCGGGTCCGCTACACCTGGCGCAATAATCCCTAGCCTCGTCGCTAGGCCATTTGGACACTGGACCGACACGCCGATGGGTGGGATTCTGCCGTTGGTACTTTGAAGGAGGCAGATCCCATGGGGGGCACCGCCCCTCAGCCAGAATTCCCAGCCGTCGGCTGCGTAacaggcgcagcagcacgccATGTCAGGCGAgattacatgtatgctgGCTCCGTCAAGGCACGGGTCAAGGCATTGGCCGTTAAAGCATATAGGTCCTCCAGTACATTTAAATGAGTGAGTCACCAAGGTAGCCATGAAATGGATCTTCAAAGATAAATAACATACCTCGTGTCCACACTTGCCACCGTTGTGACTATCAGTAAATATATTCGTACAGGACGCAAAGCAATTTTCTAGCTTCTCAGGAGGGCACAGGCATTAGCTATCAGGGCATGAAGTTCATGCGTACACTTCAAGTCGATCAGTCACCAAGGTAGCCCCTAGAGGATAATGTCGTCAATTTGGACATGGCTTACTTTATTGCCGCATGTACTGTAAATGTTATTTTCTATAGGAACGCACTCTTCATCGCATAGTAGCCGAGTGGGAGGTTATGGAGCCGCAGGGACACGGCTCGTAAGTATCATAAGAGGCATCTAGACGTACCGGCGTTGTTGAGGACCGTGCTGCCACTGAAACACTTgcctcagcagcttcttgcctCTCAGCGTGTTCCAAAGCAGCGTAGGCTTTGTTTGCTGAATTTACACACTGTAACAATCGGTAATGCAGTATAATATTTAACCAGTTTAGTTTCTGTGAGAAATTAGGAATTAACACTAAGGCCGTCTTTATATACTCGGGGTTAGATTAAAACTCCATAAgaatattttccttttttcatataggtatatattatatacatgtacactaTTTTTCCCCCTTTATCGCTGAAATATTTTAAAGCTGCATAGACGTTGCGTCCTACTGGCTTAAGACAATCCTTTACCTTCCTCTATTCTCAAGGCCATGGACAGCGGCAGGATCCTTTCTTGGGTTTGCAGCCTTCTGGAAGAGGCTGTAAAGAATGATAACTTTCTACGTTCAGACGTGACTCTGAAGCCTACGATTGCGCCAACAAAACGCAAGATCGCATCTTGTAGTTGCCTTGCCAGCCCTTCATTTACCTCTAACACTATGGCATCAGCTCAAAAAGACCTCGACCTCGAGTAGAGAGCGTGGATGTGCCGGTCGATCTCGAAACAACACCTCAGCAGGCGGCACATAGCTTGACAGGCCCTtcggcttcttcagctgttCCTGAATCTCTCAAGCGAGGGACTTTCAAGACGGGCTCTACATCAAAATCATCGTTTAAGAAACAAATAATGGGCTCGAGTCTAAATAATGCAGTTGTTTATTCTGAACTCGTGCTATGCACAGCGCCTATTGCTGCAAACAAGTTGTATCAAATTCTGCAAAAGCTCTCAGAATCGAAAATACCTTGCCACATAGTTTTCAACAAGCTATCACTCAACAATGGGCGGTTGCTCAAATGGAAAACTATCAATCCAGGATCGAAGAGTATGAAGAGTTGAAAGACTGTAGGCTAGAAGCTGTACCTGACGATAATTTACCTGGCCGGATTCCATCTCCAGATGAGATAGATGAAGTAGCAAGGAAAgctttaaattaaaaaaacaatcAAGTACACTGCTTGCGAGATTAGCTTTGCAAGAGACAAGTATAAAGTTCTAAGCGTTTCTAACGTACCCAAGGGTCACCCATTGGGCAATCGTCGGCATTAGTAGAACTTGGTGCCATCTTGTTATAGTGCCTGCACGGTGCCTGTATAGTACTAAAGGTGCCTGTACGGTACCAAAGGTGCCTGAATGGTGCCACCTGATTGGACGGTACCGACTGGGTTCTATTACCTGGAACAGTTTCAGCATAGTTCTAATAGCTAGCTTAGTACTAACGCGGTACCAGCTTCTAGCTATTAAGGTTCTAATGCAGTTCCAGCAAGGTGCTATAAGGTTTTAAGCAGTACTAGGTTCTAGATTATAATAGCATTTAAGAGacctatattaataagataACCgcttacttttataaaatataataaaatattataatagttaagtaaataaataatataagctcttatttaatttttataagcgcttaatagtaaaagaaaaagaaaactaGGTAAAAGatactttattataagtaaaatatataaaaaaaaagtatttcctttttatattattcTATAAAGAATAGCACCACTTAAAGCCTAGTTAATACCTACTTGGAACTATACTAGAACTACCTATGCAGGCACTATATAGGTACCGCTTTAGCACTGTTCCAGCTGCTGGAACTGTGCCGTGTGATGGGACAGTACCGAAGAGGTTGTGAGAATTTGGAACGTGCCAGTGGTTACAGGGGGTTCCAGGCGGTACCATAATGCCACTAAATTCCACTACTGGGGCCAAAAGTGACTATCAAAAGCACTGGCagcgctggtgctggtgctggtgctggtgctggtgctggtactGGTACTGGTGGTGGGTGACGGGTGCCACCAACACTGCTCGTGGGGTTAGCATGTACGCAAGCATAGCAAGGATAAAATCACGAGGATTTCTGACATACGCCAACAAAATAAGGCCAAGGGCAGCGGCGTTCACCGTTCTGAGgcgcgctggtgctggtactGACACTAGTACTGACACTGGTACTGGCGGTGGATGAAGCCGTAACAGTAACAGTGACTGTGCTAGGTATGCACTACTCATAGTTTTAGTTCCATTGAACATGTGTTGTGGGATTGGAATGTTAGAGGTGTTGACTCACGACACCCGTACCGTTCTGGGCCAGCGGGATGGCCGCGGCCAAGGGGAGAAGTGCGAAAAGCATTGGAAGCTGCATCTTGGGCACTTGTTGTAATCGCTTGAGGACGCAAGATCGTGAGTGACAAGAAACAGAATGGGGAAAATGGTCAACTTTATAGAAGAGGCGAGGCTGGAGACTTCGAGATGGATAAGTCTTTGGTGTTTGTACTAGGCAAGTAAATGCCGATGTTTGTTTATAGCACATGTGCATATAGGGCCTGTGTTTGTTTTGTATGGATCGGTGTTGAATCTAAGATCGGTAAACAGCTCCTGAGGGACTGTATGGCGGCCTGGGCGTTTGTAGCGCACTCGTGTTAGTTAGCCGTGCTTCTATTCAATTGCTGTTGAGGTTACCTTTGGGTTCCACTTAGTGGTCATAAAGAAGGACTTATTTATAGGTTCAAAATGACCGCATTCATTGTATTGTTGCAGCTGTTGCCATTGCGATGGCTGGTTTATTCTCATTGGCAGCTTATGATGGAGTTATGCACGCTAAATCTCGCTCACTGGTGAAACTACTAGCCTTATTCATGGGGTTGCGTGAAGAAAGAGTAAATATAAGCGAAAAGACGAGGTCAAAGCATATTCAATTTGATTATTACCTGCATGTATACATTCTATTCTTGATtgtgacgatgacgacgacgacgagttgAGATAATTTACCTGTCTAACTATCCTGACTTTGTTGTCACTTAACTTTGCTTTTTGGTTCCCATCACGTAGGAATACACtcatttccatcatctccagcctctgcAGTATTGTCAACTTTATCCcgtctcttcctttcttctcatttttttcttctaagACTATCCTTTAACAAACCGATGAGAGCAAGAGGGTTCTTCTATAAGTAATTTTGCCAACTTGTCTTTGTGCTCGAATTGGCCATAAAGCTCTCGAATACTGTCTTATCTTTGGGCTTGGCCACTTGACCGTTGCAAAGactttatattttcttcATATTTGGTGGAAACTCTGTTcactgtttcttttcctatCCAGATACAATTAATACTAAAAACAGTGCTCTTCAGCTCAAACTTTTGAAACATATAGTTTAGAGTGGCAGTGCTACACGCATCTTTATCGCAAATAGATATAAGAGACAACATTTAAACTTAGAGAGATCCCACAGTAACCCTAGTAACCCCCAATTTCTACTTTGGGGGCTGCTGGCAAGCCTGCTAAGCGTACCGGTTTAGAAATCTCATGTTAAGCTACTCTTTACCCAATGATCTTGTCCTTAAAAATCCAGCTATCAGATTCCAAGTAAGAGACAACAGATAGAAACTAGCCTAACGTCTCAATGACTGCGTTGGCGTGTGTATCTATTGAATTATCTTTGAACGAAAAATTGACCCGTGCTAGCCTGCTGCTAAACCCCCCTTACTGAAATCCATACCTACACGTCCCAAACCCTGACCGTCCTGTCTCCCCCCGTGAGTATCCATGAAGACTGTCGACAACAAGCTACTGCGATGACTTGGTCATCATGGCTGGGCGTCGACAAACACTTGCCTGACGCCGCGTCCCATATCTCGGCTGTTTTGTCCGACGACGCCGACACGAGTTCTGTTTGATCCGAGGACCAATCCACGCAAAAGACCCAGTCAGTATGTCTCTCTAGGTCTAAAAGACATTAGGTTAATCCCGAGTCCCAGATTCGGACATTATTATCGTGTCTCGCTGAGGCTATGCGTCTTTCATCAGGTGACCAGCGCGCCCAGCGAGGATCGCTCTTGTCACCTttaagtttttcttttgtctcgAATGCGGACGAATTCCAGATCTTGAAGGTATCGTTGGCTGACAAGACCTACTTAGAAGGATCATTTGACTAGGCTACTGAGGTGACTGCACCGGCCTCATGACGGTCAAGTGTAAAAATCGACGTTACACACTGGGCTGTTTGGGTATCCCAAATCCTGACGATGTTGCCATACAACCCAGACGCAAGCATCAGTCAGTGTATTGTTCTGGAGGTTGAAGAGAGCAATGGAGAATCATAAAAGGCTTGACTGATATATCACTTTATTTTGTGAGAGCAGTAGCATTAATTTCCTCAAGCTCTATGCGTCAGCGAGAAGTTGTGTGCCAACTTCTCCAAGGCCTAATCATAAAAATGTGTAATTTTCTACAAGTGTAGTTGGTTGTCCCAAATATAACCCTATAATGCAGGTCAAAGTTCCAccattttttatttaaaatcgTCTCAATTAGGGACAAGGCAGTCTTTCCTTCCTAGTCTTTTTGAAATACCCCTGGACCACCCCCCATTTCCACCCACTCAAAGCCTGTTATACGGTCCATGTCGTTAGTCTGAAAGACAAACTTGTAAGCCCCAATCGCTTGAACATAGCGAGCTCTTTCTgcttcctcgtcatctgTCATGAGATAGGTGAATGTGTTGTAGTGGTAATGCTCCAAGCAATATATCTGATCAGATCGCCCCATGACTTGGAATTTCAGCTTGTCGTCTTCGACGAAAacatcaacaaaaaaagacttgGATTTCCAAGAGTATCTTCCTCGGTACTCGCCCAGTGGCTTAGGAGACGTATTTGGAACTCTCGAAGATTCCAGTTCCGCGTTCTGCTCCGAATATCGACGAGATGCTTTGTCCATAGCCTCTCTGGTCAATTCTGCGAAGTCGTGGCCCCCACAACCTCCAAGAAGTCTTTCTAATATCATATTAGCAATGAAATCAGAGCTGTCGCAGGCAGGCTTGGTGTTGACAAGAACAACAACTGCAATACGCGTCTCTGGAAGCAAAATAACGGTCGAAAGAGACCCTGCCACTGAGCCGGTGTGCGCGAAAAAGACCTGAGAGCTTGTGCCTTTTCCGATGACAGGCACATTGCGCAGCAAACCATTGTTTGGCGATTGCACGCCAGGATAACCTGGGAGGAAGCCTTTGACCCAGCCAAGGGCGTATTGGGTGCTCGTTTCTATTCTCTGTTGTCCCATGGTTGTGTGACCTTTGAAAATAGTTCCTATTTGTTTGAAGATGGGGTTCTCGGGTCGTTTTCCATCAATTTCGTCCTTGATGGCGCTTAAGATAGCGTTGTAGTAGACGAGAAGGTCTTTTATCGTGCTACATACGCCGCCGCCAGGCGCCATGATGGTACTGTAATCCATCACTTGTGTTTTGATGGGTATCAGAGACGCATCGTTGCGCCCTATGAACCCCTGTGCGGCATTCCCATCTTCTACCCATTGGGGATCCAGTCTGGTACGGGTCATACCAAGCGGCTGAAAGAAGGCCTTTTGCAATTGTTTGTGAAATTCGACACCTGTCTTCCGCTCAGCCAGGGCGCCCGCGATTGCATACCCCCAATTTGTGTACCTCCAGTCCGTACGCAAAGTAAAACTTGGTGTCATGCCGTTAACCATAGACAACAGATCTGATCTGTTAACCAGAGGCTCTGAGTTGCCTTGATACCACAAAATATTGAAAGTCGGTAGGCCCGACCTCATCGACAGAAGATCCAGTACGGTGCAATTGTTGCCGAGATCCTTGCTTTGAGTTCGAAATTCTGGAATGATGCTTTGAACCGTCTCATTCCAGGACACAATCTTGTCATCCACAAGGGATCCAAATAGTAAAGCCAGCATGGACTTTGACAAAGATCCAATACTATACAGTGTGTCTGCGTTTGCTGTCTTGGTCTGCTCATGATCCATGAAGCCAAAATGAGCATCGTAGAATTCTCCATCTTGGATACACCCAATGGAAGCTCCAGCTGTCCCGGAGATCTTGAGAATTTCTTCAATGGCAGGCCGCAGGGCAGCAATATGCTCGCGAATGGCACTCATTGTCACGTCTGAACAGCCGAACGGTAGCTTTGAAATTGTGCATTACCAGGAAGAAGCAACAAAATTTTGAAAGAGAATCAAGAGGATGGGCATTGCTGAAACCTTACAAAATGCAAATTTTCAGGCGAGCGGGGTTGTCGTCGTTTGATGTCCGTGCAATTCCAGTCTGTAGCCAACTTGGGGTGGTGTGGATGTATGCAGCTGCTTGCAGGTTGGTGAGGTCATTCGGCAGCCAACCCTATACAATGAGCCATCAATGTGAACGATTTGAAAGTTGCTGGGATTAGATAGTGGAACTAAGCCTCAGTAGGCTTGGAAATAAAAAACGCTTGGTGGAGAAGGACCTCGATTTCCAGACGTTTGATCTTTGCTTGAAAGCTCTGTTGGACCATGGGAATACATCCACTGTGCCCAGTGTCGTTTCATCACTTGAGCCTCTGATATCTGTTACAGCAGTTTACTGGAGCAGGGAGTGTAATGGCGCAAGCTGACAAAACAGTACCGCTTGTTTGGTGTTGGAGGTTTGGCTAATGTTTCCTACCATATCTTCCTGCCAAAAGTCCACAAACAGTTTGAAGCAGGAAAACTTGACGTTCAGCGACATACTGAGAATTTCACTGCAGCAGTGTTGCTAGTGCAAGATAAATTATGTAATGTAGTTAGAGTCAGTTCTTTTATACATGAGTTTTCGTTATTCTTGGCCTCGTCTGCAGGATGTATCCATCTGCTGTCGACTAATGTACTTGGCAGGTACTTACTCGTGGGGTCCAGAGATTTCAACCCAAATATTATAGCTAAGGAATGACACACTCCCTGCAAACCCTTATTGAAACTACACGTATGATTGAAGTCTTTCACAGGCCCACAGCCATCATGTCCAATTAGAGCGGCTCCATGACACACTCTCGACATTCCGAAAAAGTTGGCTTCGATCTTTCATTTTCTGAACTAGCATTAACTCGGATCACTATTTACAGCCACCGTAGCATAGGACATGTTAACCAGAACAGGTCTACTCAAGTGTAGGTAATACGCTCTCTGAAGCCGATGTAATAGGTCTCTCGACGATTAGTATATAGCAACCTAGTGAATGCTGTATCAGTATGCCGTCTCTGATTCCAAGATTCCCCTTAATGCTACGGGAGATGACCTGTTAATGCAATTTTTAGCTACGGCTGTATCAGTACAGTTAAAATCGCCCAAAGCCTATAAATTGAACGAAATGTTTACCACCTTCCTAGCCTGTATTCTACCCGTAGACGCTACAATTTTTACATTCGATTTACTCAAGTACCAATAGCGTCGAACTATTTCTCCCAGAAAGCCGCGTCGTATTCATTCATCCAATTCACAAATTCGCTTCCCGCAGTAGCCCATCCCTTAATACCTTCGAACAGAACTAAGCTTTCCATCTCGTTATCGCCACGTTTATCGATATAG encodes:
- a CDS encoding uncharacterized protein (TransMembrane:1 (i61-78o)) encodes the protein MHMCYKQTSAFTCLVQTPKTYPSRSLQPRLFYKVDHFPHSVSCHSRSCVLKRLQQVPKMQLPMLFALLPLAAAIPLAQNGTGVCIPSTVTVTVTASSTASTSVSTSVSTSTSAPQNGERRCPWPYFVGCWWHPSPTTSTSTSTSTSTSTSTSAASAFDSHFWPQ
- a CDS encoding uncharacterized protein (EggNog:ENOG41~MEROPS:MER0011700), with product MSAIREHIAALRPAIEEILKISGTAGASIGCIQDGEFYDAHFGFMDHEQTKTANADTLYSIGSLSKSMLALLFGSLVDDKIVSWNETVQSIIPEFRTQSKDLGNNCTVLDLLSMRSGLPTFNILWYQGNSEPLVNRSDLLSMVNGMTPSFTLRTDWRYTNWGYAIAGALAERKTGVEFHKQLQKAFFQPLGMTRTRLDPQWVEDGNAAQGFIGRNDASLIPIKTQVMDYSTIMAPGGGVCSTIKDLLVYYNAILSAIKDEIDGKRPENPIFKQIGTIFKGHTTMGQQRIETSTQYALGWVKGFLPGYPGVQSPNNGLLRNVPVIGKGTSSQVFFAHTGSVAGSLSTVILLPETRIAVVVLVNTKPACDSSDFIANMILERLLGGCGGHDFAELTREAMDKASRRYSEQNAELESSRVPNTSPKPLGEYRGRYSWKSKSFFVDVFVEDDKLKFQVMGRSDQIYCLEHYHYNTFTYLMTDDEEAERARYVQAIGAYKFVFQTNDMDRITGFEWVEMGGGPGVFQKD